The Zobellia alginiliquefaciens genome contains a region encoding:
- a CDS encoding MATE family efflux transporter, whose translation MPHLNRITFKRLFQYFIVAVTGKETEFTTGSIRKAIFMLSIPMILEMMMESIFAIVDIAYVSQVSVNAVATIGLTESVVTLVYAVAIGLSMAATAIVARRIGAKDIKGAQEAAVQAIALGVLVSVIVGVLGVFYAKDILALMGAEPDLIAEGYGYTQLLLGGNITILLLFLINAIFRGAGDASVAMWALVLSNGLNIILDPIFIFGWGPIPEYGVMGAAIATNIGRGTAVLFQLAVLFFGWSRIKIGFKDIVIRFSVMFNLIKVSLGGIAQFLIGTSSWVFLMRMMSEFGSEVLAGYTIAIRVMLFTLMPSWGMSNSAATLVGQNLGAQQPERAEKSVWKTGKYNAIFMGVVSVIYLLFAYDIVAWFNTNPIVVENGGLCLQIIAIGYIFYAYGMVVTQAFNGAGDTGTPTKINLIAFWLFQLPFAYLAAITFNLGAMGVFIAITAAEVLLAIISMIWFKKGNWKKVSV comes from the coding sequence ATGCCACACTTAAATAGAATCACATTTAAAAGACTGTTTCAGTACTTTATAGTTGCCGTTACGGGTAAAGAAACAGAGTTTACCACCGGAAGTATCCGCAAGGCTATTTTTATGCTCTCCATCCCCATGATTTTGGAGATGATGATGGAATCTATTTTCGCCATTGTAGATATAGCTTATGTATCACAGGTAAGCGTAAATGCCGTAGCAACCATTGGACTTACCGAATCCGTAGTTACTTTGGTATATGCGGTTGCCATTGGCCTGAGCATGGCAGCTACTGCAATCGTTGCTCGGAGAATTGGGGCAAAAGACATCAAAGGTGCACAAGAAGCCGCCGTGCAAGCAATTGCTCTAGGAGTATTAGTTTCGGTAATTGTAGGTGTTTTGGGGGTTTTCTACGCCAAAGACATTCTGGCTCTTATGGGAGCTGAACCAGATTTGATAGCGGAGGGCTATGGTTATACCCAACTTTTATTAGGAGGTAATATTACTATTCTACTTTTGTTTCTTATCAATGCTATATTTCGGGGAGCGGGTGACGCTTCCGTTGCTATGTGGGCCTTGGTTCTTTCTAACGGACTCAATATTATTCTTGACCCTATTTTTATCTTCGGATGGGGTCCAATACCGGAATACGGAGTAATGGGAGCTGCTATAGCAACCAATATTGGAAGAGGAACTGCCGTTTTGTTTCAACTAGCGGTTTTATTCTTTGGATGGAGCCGTATAAAAATAGGGTTCAAAGATATTGTCATTCGTTTTAGTGTAATGTTCAATCTTATTAAGGTTTCTCTTGGGGGAATCGCTCAATTTCTAATTGGCACTTCTAGCTGGGTATTTTTAATGCGCATGATGTCGGAATTTGGTAGCGAGGTATTGGCTGGTTATACGATTGCCATCCGGGTAATGTTATTTACGTTAATGCCTTCTTGGGGTATGAGCAATTCAGCGGCTACATTAGTTGGGCAGAACCTAGGTGCCCAACAACCGGAACGCGCAGAAAAATCGGTCTGGAAAACAGGAAAGTACAATGCCATTTTTATGGGGGTTGTTTCGGTGATTTATCTCCTCTTTGCTTACGATATCGTTGCGTGGTTCAATACTAATCCCATAGTGGTGGAAAATGGAGGGTTGTGTCTTCAGATAATAGCTATAGGGTATATTTTCTATGCCTATGGTATGGTGGTGACTCAGGCTTTTAATGGGGCTGGAGATACAGGTACACCTACTAAGATTAATCTTATTGCTTTTTGGTTGTTTCAACTGCCATTTGCTTACTTGGCCGCCATAACATTTAATTTGGGGGCTATGGGCGTGTTCATTGCAATTACCGCTGCAGAGGTTCTATTGGCCATAATTTCTATGATTTGGTTTAAAAAAGGAAACTGGAAAAAGGTGAGCGTCTAA
- a CDS encoding trans-sulfuration enzyme family protein, translated as MQQKKIGLNTICTHVGEVKDEQFKGAISPLYMSSSYAFEGVDAKRYPRYFNTPNQEALCRKIAALEHAEAGLIFGSGMAAITTSLMAFLKAGDHIVLQQVLYGGTYNLVVEEFEKFGIEYSFTEGWRPEDFEKKIRSNTKVIYIETPSNPLLTITDLDAIGMLAKKHDLVSMIDNTFASPVNQNPIDFGIDVVVHSATKYMGGHSDILAGAVASSEENINRIFGLAKNFGGSLSDYTVWLLERSLKTMGIRVKAQNENAQRMAEYLHENNAVNKVYYPGLPSHPDHELAKSQMHGFGGMLSFELNEDYDAAQFQRELQLIKPSMSLAGVESTVLSPTKTSHALLSAEERAKQGIQDGLIRFSVGIEEPEDLIADIEQALEKVRSTDVITTS; from the coding sequence ATGCAGCAGAAGAAAATAGGCCTGAATACAATTTGTACCCATGTGGGTGAAGTGAAAGATGAACAGTTTAAAGGAGCAATTTCGCCCTTATACATGAGCAGTTCGTATGCTTTTGAAGGCGTTGATGCAAAACGGTACCCTAGATACTTTAATACGCCAAATCAAGAAGCACTGTGCAGAAAAATTGCAGCTTTGGAGCATGCTGAAGCAGGACTCATTTTTGGCAGTGGTATGGCTGCTATTACTACTTCGCTTATGGCTTTTTTAAAAGCTGGAGACCATATTGTTCTTCAACAGGTTTTGTATGGAGGGACGTATAATTTGGTGGTAGAGGAGTTTGAGAAATTTGGTATAGAATATTCTTTTACCGAAGGATGGCGTCCTGAGGATTTTGAAAAAAAGATTAGGTCTAACACCAAGGTCATTTATATTGAAACCCCCTCTAATCCATTGTTAACCATAACCGATCTGGATGCTATAGGAATGTTGGCTAAAAAGCATGACCTAGTTTCCATGATCGATAATACGTTTGCTAGTCCTGTCAATCAAAATCCTATTGACTTTGGTATTGATGTAGTTGTTCATAGTGCGACTAAATATATGGGGGGGCATTCCGATATTTTGGCAGGAGCTGTTGCATCATCCGAAGAAAATATCAATCGTATTTTTGGTTTGGCAAAGAATTTTGGCGGAAGCCTTAGTGATTACACGGTCTGGCTTTTAGAAAGAAGTTTAAAGACTATGGGAATACGGGTGAAGGCACAAAATGAGAATGCCCAGCGTATGGCGGAATATCTTCATGAGAACAACGCTGTTAATAAAGTGTATTACCCAGGTTTACCAAGTCACCCTGATCATGAACTGGCAAAATCCCAAATGCATGGTTTTGGAGGTATGCTGTCTTTTGAATTAAACGAAGATTATGATGCAGCTCAGTTTCAGAGAGAACTACAATTAATTAAACCTTCTATGAGTTTGGCAGGGGTGGAGAGTACCGTACTTTCGCCGACCAAAACTTCGCACGCACTTTTGAGTGCCGAGGAAAGAGCTAAACAGGGAATTCAAGACGGTTTAATTCGCTTTTCAGTGGGTATAGAAGAACCAGAGGATTTAATAGCGGACATAGAACAGGCATTGGAAAAAGTAAGGTCTACTGATGTAATAACGACTAGTTAG
- the bshB1 gene encoding bacillithiol biosynthesis deacetylase BshB1 — protein MKLDILAFGAHPDDVELGAGATIAKAIANGKKVGIIDLTRGELGTRGSAEIRDKEATTAAEILGVTVRENLGFADGFFVNDRAHQLEIIKILRKYQPDMVLCNAIDDRHIDHGKGSKLVSDACFLSGLVKIDTQLDGEETNQGQWRPKVVYHYIQWKNIEPDFVVDISEFIEKKTEAILAYSSQFHDPNSKEPETPISSKNFIESVNYRARDLGRLVGVEYAEGFTTERFVAVKNIDDLI, from the coding sequence ATGAAATTAGACATATTAGCTTTTGGCGCTCACCCAGATGATGTTGAACTTGGTGCCGGAGCAACTATAGCCAAAGCCATTGCCAATGGTAAAAAAGTAGGAATTATAGATTTGACCCGGGGCGAACTTGGTACGAGGGGTTCCGCGGAGATAAGAGATAAGGAGGCTACTACCGCCGCTGAAATATTGGGAGTAACGGTTCGTGAAAATTTGGGGTTTGCAGATGGTTTTTTTGTGAACGATAGGGCGCATCAATTAGAAATCATTAAAATACTACGGAAATACCAACCGGATATGGTTTTATGTAATGCTATAGATGATCGCCATATAGATCATGGTAAGGGAAGTAAATTGGTTAGTGATGCCTGTTTTTTAAGTGGATTGGTGAAAATTGATACGCAGTTAGATGGAGAAGAGACGAACCAAGGACAATGGAGGCCTAAAGTGGTGTACCATTATATTCAATGGAAAAATATAGAGCCCGATTTTGTTGTAGATATTTCAGAATTTATTGAAAAGAAAACAGAGGCGATTTTAGCATATTCGTCACAGTTTCATGATCCTAATAGTAAGGAACCGGAAACGCCCATAAGCAGTAAAAATTTTATTGAAAGTGTAAATTACCGAGCTAGGGATTTAGGGAGATTGGTAGGAGTAGAGTATGCCGAGGGTTTTACAACAGAACGTTTTGTTGCTGTTAAAAATATTGACGATTTAATCTAA
- a CDS encoding tetratricopeptide repeat-containing sensor histidine kinase, translating into MTPNRLSQIGIFLFGILVLCTAQVKAQHEIKDSLQTRIKELRNTPNFSPKDTTHINLLNDLAYELRYYNTDSLLLLSQLALDYSKSSHYKIGESYALIGMGNYYSDKGDHTQSMLYFKNARSIGKMIKAVKPQLRAQNNLASEFAYIGDYAKALIYYLEAIDIANENDDKFMQSVLSENVANLYASQKDYVQALEFYKNVKKINEEIGNEIYSAETMSNIASLYADMGELEYAMYNANSSIAIFEKNKKMEWLAYGYATKGKIYLKDNKPEWALYWYSQSEMLHKTIQDDRGKIELLNGMSQAYLGMGKDSISEKYALDAYAISNDIQDMEESQQCAKTLYLINKNKENYTEALKYHEIYQTLSDTLSRNENKKSLTMLKTKMEHEKQKADLIEENNKQLDMQRAYVNVALGILVIFIIVTLLVGRSEKIQKNLNSELQKKKEDLEQNELALHEINRTKDKLFSIIGHDLRGPIAAFQGLLKLFKDGEIEQNEFMGFLPKLSNDIDHISFTLNNLLTWGQTQMNGAVTRPEVVALETVVKDNIDLLSEIAKTKSIRLINHLETKTLSWSDSNQIDIVVRNLISNALKFTPENGMITITAIEKTKQWQVSIRDTGVGMTEKTIERLFLDNSTLTTYGTNNEKGTGLGLSLCKEMIEKNNGKIWVESTFRKGSTFHFTLPKAKNKYQRTA; encoded by the coding sequence TTGACCCCCAACCGGTTATCTCAAATAGGTATTTTCCTCTTTGGAATACTGGTTTTGTGTACTGCTCAGGTAAAAGCGCAACATGAGATTAAAGACAGTTTACAAACACGCATTAAGGAATTAAGAAATACTCCCAATTTTTCCCCTAAAGACACCACTCACATCAACCTGTTAAATGACCTGGCTTACGAATTAAGGTATTATAATACGGACAGTCTTCTTTTGCTTTCACAGCTTGCCCTAGACTATAGTAAGTCTTCCCACTACAAAATAGGAGAAAGTTACGCATTAATAGGTATGGGTAATTATTATTCCGATAAGGGAGATCATACCCAAAGTATGCTTTACTTTAAAAATGCGCGCTCCATAGGCAAAATGATAAAAGCTGTTAAACCGCAGTTGAGGGCCCAGAACAATCTTGCTTCAGAATTCGCATATATTGGTGATTACGCAAAAGCTCTAATCTACTATTTGGAAGCTATAGATATCGCCAATGAAAATGACGACAAATTCATGCAGTCCGTGCTCAGTGAAAATGTAGCCAACCTATACGCTTCACAAAAAGACTATGTGCAGGCCTTGGAGTTTTACAAAAACGTAAAAAAGATTAACGAAGAAATTGGCAATGAGATATATTCTGCGGAGACCATGAGCAATATAGCCTCTTTATATGCAGATATGGGTGAATTGGAATACGCCATGTACAATGCCAACTCTAGTATTGCCATCTTTGAGAAGAACAAGAAAATGGAATGGCTTGCGTATGGTTACGCTACAAAAGGTAAAATCTATTTAAAGGACAACAAACCGGAGTGGGCACTATATTGGTATAGCCAAAGTGAAATGTTGCACAAAACCATTCAGGATGATCGAGGCAAAATAGAGTTGCTAAACGGAATGTCTCAAGCCTATCTAGGAATGGGTAAAGACAGTATTTCTGAAAAATATGCATTAGATGCTTACGCTATTTCCAATGACATACAAGATATGGAAGAGTCTCAGCAATGTGCTAAAACGCTATATCTAATTAATAAGAACAAAGAAAATTACACCGAAGCTTTAAAATATCACGAGATATATCAGACGTTGTCAGACACACTATCACGAAACGAGAACAAAAAGAGTCTGACCATGTTGAAAACCAAAATGGAACATGAAAAACAAAAGGCAGATCTTATAGAAGAAAATAACAAACAGCTAGACATGCAACGGGCTTATGTTAATGTAGCCCTAGGTATTCTTGTAATTTTCATTATCGTTACTTTATTGGTCGGTAGAAGTGAGAAAATCCAAAAAAACTTAAATTCGGAACTTCAGAAGAAAAAAGAAGATTTAGAGCAAAATGAACTTGCCCTACACGAAATAAACCGTACCAAAGACAAACTATTTTCTATAATTGGTCATGACCTTCGTGGTCCCATTGCCGCTTTCCAAGGGTTATTAAAATTATTTAAAGATGGGGAGATAGAACAAAATGAGTTTATGGGATTCCTTCCTAAGCTCTCTAATGATATCGATCACATATCTTTTACTCTAAACAACTTGTTGACTTGGGGCCAGACCCAAATGAACGGTGCGGTTACCAGACCTGAAGTAGTTGCGCTAGAAACGGTTGTAAAAGATAATATCGATTTACTTTCCGAGATAGCAAAAACAAAATCTATACGTCTTATAAACCATTTGGAAACCAAGACACTTTCTTGGTCAGACAGTAACCAAATAGATATTGTTGTTCGTAACCTCATAAGCAACGCCCTAAAATTTACACCTGAAAACGGTATGATAACTATTACTGCCATTGAAAAAACAAAACAATGGCAAGTTTCAATTAGAGATACCGGTGTAGGTATGACAGAAAAAACGATTGAAAGGCTATTTTTAGATAACTCCACATTAACAACTTACGGCACCAATAATGAAAAAGGTACTGGTCTAGGTCTATCTCTTTGTAAAGAAATGATAGAGAAAAATAATGGAAAAATCTGGGTAGAAAGTACTTTTAGAAAAGGAAGTACCTTTCACTTTACCTTACCCAAGGCTAAAAACAAATACCAACGAACTGCTTAG
- a CDS encoding M28 family peptidase, translating into MKKLIILSIGLAMACNSSQTTVSDGNKTVATKSTQTPETFAETITESELKEHLYTYASDEFEGRETGKPGQKKAVEYLKAAYENLGIPAAQENGDYFQKVPLEVSQLPVGSLTVNGKEYPLGDDFLTFSKAQGSFDNIVYAGYGIEDGDYSDYKNIDVTDKVVLVKSGEPLAANGNYLLSGTSEKSIWSNMSESLGKRLELATSKGAKGILYYDETNFSRFKSRFNWMKNNDSGRMELSKDGADDFFNFLINAKLAKAILPNIQSDDKPKKIAKKLAVDVRSENNGIESENVVAVLKGSEKPDEYLVLSSHLDHIGITADGEINNGADDDGSGTVALLEIAQAFKKAADAGQGPKRSIVFLHVTGEEKGLLGSQYYADVDPIFPLENTVANLNIDMIGRIDPKRTGDRNYIYLIGSDKLSTDLHELSEEVNTKYTNIELDYTYNDENDPNRFYYRSDHYNFAKNNIPIIFYFNGTHDDYHRPGDTPDKINYDLLENRTRLVFYTAWEVANRKDRVVVDKATK; encoded by the coding sequence ATGAAAAAACTCATAATCCTTAGCATAGGATTGGCTATGGCCTGTAATTCATCGCAAACCACTGTTTCCGATGGAAATAAAACTGTAGCTACTAAATCTACTCAAACCCCAGAAACTTTCGCCGAGACTATAACCGAAAGTGAACTAAAAGAACACTTGTACACCTATGCCTCCGATGAATTTGAAGGTAGGGAAACAGGTAAACCTGGACAAAAAAAAGCTGTTGAATATTTAAAAGCAGCATATGAAAATTTAGGAATTCCAGCCGCTCAGGAAAACGGTGATTATTTTCAAAAAGTGCCGCTCGAAGTCAGTCAGCTGCCTGTTGGTTCTCTTACTGTTAACGGTAAGGAATATCCATTAGGAGACGATTTCCTAACTTTTTCAAAAGCACAAGGGTCTTTTGATAATATCGTTTATGCCGGTTATGGTATTGAAGATGGCGATTATTCAGATTACAAAAACATTGATGTTACCGATAAAGTGGTTCTGGTAAAATCCGGAGAGCCTTTAGCCGCAAATGGAAACTATCTTTTATCCGGAACTTCGGAAAAATCTATTTGGAGCAATATGTCCGAATCTTTAGGCAAACGTTTGGAATTGGCTACATCAAAAGGCGCTAAAGGCATTCTTTATTATGACGAAACTAATTTTTCCCGTTTTAAAAGTAGGTTTAATTGGATGAAAAATAATGATAGTGGAAGAATGGAACTTTCTAAAGATGGTGCGGACGATTTTTTTAACTTCTTAATCAACGCTAAACTCGCTAAAGCCATTTTACCAAATATCCAATCTGACGATAAGCCAAAAAAAATAGCTAAAAAACTAGCCGTAGACGTGCGAAGTGAAAATAATGGGATTGAATCTGAAAATGTTGTTGCCGTGCTAAAAGGTTCGGAAAAACCAGATGAATATCTGGTGTTGTCCTCTCACTTAGACCATATTGGTATTACCGCAGATGGCGAAATAAATAATGGTGCTGATGATGATGGTTCTGGAACCGTTGCCCTTTTAGAAATTGCCCAAGCGTTTAAAAAAGCGGCAGATGCTGGTCAAGGCCCCAAGCGTTCCATTGTTTTTTTACATGTTACCGGTGAAGAAAAAGGGTTGTTGGGTTCTCAATACTATGCCGATGTAGATCCTATTTTTCCTTTGGAAAACACAGTGGCCAACCTAAATATTGATATGATAGGAAGAATTGATCCTAAACGTACAGGTGATCGGAATTATATTTATCTAATCGGCTCCGACAAACTTAGTACTGATTTACATGAGCTATCTGAAGAGGTCAACACCAAATACACTAATATTGAATTAGATTACACCTATAATGATGAGAACGACCCTAACCGTTTTTACTATAGAAGTGATCACTACAATTTTGCTAAGAATAATATTCCTATCATCTTTTACTTTAATGGTACGCATGATGATTACCATAGACCGGGAGATACACCGGATAAAATTAATTACGATCTTCTAGAGAACCGTACACGTTTGGTTTTCTATACTGCGTGGGAAGTTGCAAATAGAAAAGACCGTGTTGTTGTTGATAAAGCAACTAAATAA
- a CDS encoding aldose epimerase family protein, giving the protein MKIIKLLIACSLASAISISCNQKKKEKMTESVSKTPSAKYAQNINPADFTTTIEGDSVKFFVLTNANGMEVTFTNYGQRLVSLYAPDKNGKFDDVVLGFDNLKDYRAKKNFFGAVIGRYGNRIAKGKFSLDGKTYDLAINNNENHLHGGLVGFESVVWKVDDHTDNSISFSRVSPDMEEGYPGNLEVTVSYVLTDDNALRISYEAKTDKPTYVNLTNHSFFNLKGEGEGTVNDHVVLLNADKFTPVDNGLIPTGEIMNVEDTPFDFRAPKTIEKDINADFEQLKIGKGYDHNFVLNEEPKNNEGLTFAARVVEPNSGRTLEVYTSEPGVQFYGGNFLDGSDIGKSGNPYVRRGSFCLETQHFPDSPNQPDFPSTRLNPGETYTSYCTYKFGVTEN; this is encoded by the coding sequence ATGAAAATTATAAAACTACTAATCGCTTGTAGCCTTGCCAGTGCTATAAGCATTTCTTGTAATCAAAAGAAAAAAGAAAAAATGACCGAATCCGTTTCAAAAACACCAAGCGCAAAATACGCGCAAAATATTAACCCTGCAGATTTCACCACCACTATAGAAGGAGATTCCGTAAAGTTCTTTGTTTTAACTAATGCCAATGGTATGGAGGTCACCTTCACAAATTACGGTCAACGTCTAGTGTCATTATATGCACCGGATAAGAATGGTAAATTTGACGATGTGGTTTTAGGTTTTGATAATTTGAAGGATTACAGAGCGAAAAAGAATTTCTTTGGCGCAGTTATAGGTAGATATGGTAACCGAATTGCAAAGGGAAAATTTAGTTTAGATGGTAAAACCTATGATTTAGCCATCAATAATAATGAAAACCACCTTCATGGCGGTCTGGTCGGTTTTGAGAGTGTTGTTTGGAAGGTTGACGACCATACGGATAATAGCATTAGCTTTAGTCGTGTTTCTCCAGATATGGAAGAAGGGTATCCGGGTAATTTAGAAGTTACGGTGAGTTATGTACTTACTGATGATAATGCACTACGGATTAGTTATGAGGCAAAGACGGATAAGCCTACCTATGTAAACCTCACCAATCATTCTTTTTTTAATTTAAAAGGAGAAGGAGAGGGCACTGTAAACGATCATGTGGTCCTGTTAAATGCGGATAAGTTTACACCTGTGGATAATGGGTTGATTCCTACGGGGGAAATAATGAATGTGGAGGACACCCCTTTTGATTTTAGAGCGCCTAAAACTATTGAAAAAGATATTAATGCAGATTTTGAACAATTAAAAATAGGAAAAGGATACGATCATAATTTTGTTCTTAATGAAGAACCTAAAAATAATGAAGGCCTTACTTTTGCGGCTAGAGTAGTAGAGCCAAACAGTGGTAGAACCTTAGAAGTTTACACTTCCGAACCAGGCGTACAGTTTTACGGTGGTAACTTTTTAGATGGTTCCGATATTGGTAAAAGTGGAAATCCTTATGTTCGTAGAGGTTCTTTTTGTCTTGAAACACAACATTTCCCCGATTCTCCTAATCAGCCGGATTTTCCTAGTACACGCTTAAATCCAGGGGAAACATATACTTCGTATTGTACCTACAAGTTTGGTGTTACGGAAAACTAG
- a CDS encoding AraC family transcriptional regulator, whose product MKVHPFQVPKPLHQNLIVQVDRELVFYDKLHQHAEIQLTLIVKGKGKLIIGDSVHPFTDGDFFVIGSHSPHLFKNEISDEMVHKISIFFTETTFGESFFALPDLEELQVFLNSSKEGFHVVGNTEAIHKTMIALPNLEKLDRFICFVQLLQNLISADKKTLTNFVYPKRIGSSQGQRMQTIFSYVVTHFQNDIDLKTVSDQVHMTPNAFCKFFKQHTNKTFFQFLIELRIEHACQLLKREDDNLSILEISEQSGFTSISNFNRQFKKLKNVIPSRFVSQQKTNRPTMNNA is encoded by the coding sequence ATGAAAGTACATCCGTTTCAGGTACCAAAACCTTTACATCAGAATCTAATTGTACAAGTAGACCGTGAATTGGTATTCTATGACAAACTGCATCAGCATGCAGAAATACAACTGACCTTAATCGTTAAAGGAAAGGGGAAACTGATTATAGGTGATAGTGTCCACCCCTTTACGGACGGGGATTTTTTTGTAATTGGATCACACAGTCCCCATTTGTTCAAAAATGAAATATCAGACGAAATGGTTCATAAAATTTCTATATTCTTTACCGAAACCACTTTTGGAGAATCCTTTTTTGCACTGCCCGATTTAGAAGAATTACAAGTATTTTTAAACTCATCAAAAGAAGGGTTTCATGTGGTAGGAAATACGGAAGCAATTCACAAAACTATGATTGCCCTTCCCAACTTGGAAAAACTAGACCGATTCATTTGTTTCGTGCAATTGCTACAGAACTTGATCAGTGCCGATAAAAAGACCTTAACCAACTTTGTCTACCCAAAAAGAATTGGTAGTTCACAAGGTCAACGTATGCAAACTATTTTCTCATATGTAGTAACGCACTTTCAAAACGACATAGATTTAAAAACCGTGTCGGACCAAGTTCACATGACGCCCAATGCCTTTTGTAAATTTTTTAAACAGCACACGAACAAAACATTTTTCCAATTCTTGATCGAGCTTCGTATTGAACATGCTTGTCAGCTATTAAAACGAGAAGATGACAACCTCTCTATTTTGGAGATTTCGGAACAATCCGGGTTTACCTCCATTTCTAACTTCAACAGGCAATTCAAGAAACTAAAAAATGTAATCCCTTCTAGATTTGTGTCTCAACAGAAAACGAATAGACCTACTATGAACAACGCCTAG
- a CDS encoding dihydrodipicolinate synthase family protein: MKFEWKGVMPAVTTKFNPDDTLDLKMFRTNIEAQVKAGVHGIVLGGSLGEASTLTSEEKIILVKETINIVEGKIPVIMTIAEQATKVALQSVRDAEDSGADGLMVLPPMRYKSTDYETVEYFKEIAKSTELPIMIYNNPVDYKIEVTVGMFEELVELQNITAVKESTRDIINIGRLRNKFGSDLSILTGVDPLALESLLIGADGWVAGLVCAFPAETVAIYELAKAGYTKEATEIYRWFLPLLELDISPQLVQNIKLAEVATGIGTETVRKPRLPLRGEERERVLSVINTGLKNRPVLPDYKSLTNVNKQLV; the protein is encoded by the coding sequence ATGAAATTTGAATGGAAAGGCGTTATGCCAGCGGTAACCACAAAATTTAATCCGGACGATACACTAGATTTGAAAATGTTCAGGACCAATATAGAAGCTCAGGTAAAAGCGGGTGTTCATGGAATTGTTTTAGGTGGGTCTTTAGGTGAGGCAAGTACCTTAACGTCAGAGGAGAAAATCATTTTGGTTAAAGAAACTATTAACATTGTTGAAGGGAAGATTCCGGTAATTATGACCATTGCGGAGCAGGCTACAAAGGTTGCACTCCAATCGGTAAGAGACGCAGAAGATAGTGGTGCGGACGGATTAATGGTTCTTCCTCCCATGCGTTACAAATCTACCGATTATGAAACTGTTGAATATTTTAAAGAAATAGCCAAGAGCACAGAACTTCCTATAATGATTTACAATAACCCCGTGGATTATAAAATAGAGGTAACGGTTGGTATGTTCGAAGAATTAGTGGAGTTGCAAAATATCACAGCCGTAAAAGAATCTACTAGAGATATTATTAATATTGGGCGTTTGCGAAACAAGTTTGGCTCTGACCTAAGTATTTTAACCGGAGTTGACCCTTTGGCATTAGAAAGCCTTCTTATAGGTGCCGATGGTTGGGTAGCGGGTCTAGTTTGCGCTTTTCCAGCTGAAACAGTTGCAATTTACGAGCTGGCAAAAGCGGGTTACACCAAAGAAGCTACCGAAATTTACCGTTGGTTTCTGCCTTTATTGGAGCTGGATATAAGTCCGCAGTTGGTACAGAATATTAAGTTGGCCGAAGTAGCTACGGGAATTGGAACAGAAACTGTAAGAAAACCAAGGCTTCCGTTACGGGGCGAAGAGCGTGAACGAGTTTTAAGCGTTATTAATACCGGTTTAAAGAATAGACCAGTTTTACCGGATTATAAGAGTTTAACAAATGTGAACAAGCAATTGGTTTAG